The following are from one region of the Candidatus Manganitrophaceae bacterium genome:
- a CDS encoding ComEC/Rec2 family competence protein: MSTLGATLGTAPLTLYYFHQLSCVGFLANLVIVPFAGWIMVPFGLISSLFSLFLEQGFPFPSLHQWIGSFYYQGAAFFSSFPGAGLHFASPPLFSLVLFYGFLFTFLVRGAPWRRLLCLVAGFFLFFLGWGGMRLAPEKLRVTFLDVGQGDATLIEFPKGLTMLIDGGPRRTGRSAIAPYLWERGIRTIDFLVGTHPQIDHMGGFPYLLRKFKIGEVWTDGIARESSFFREITALVKEKRITVRAISEDHPPMEIDGCRIVFLNPSSEKTFRKGDNLNDYSIVFRLACPGFGREGVSFLLTGDIEREVERDLVEGGLELRSTFLKVPHHGSRSSSTPSFVSAVRPRVAVISVGSRNRYGHPHPKIVSEYGNRDIQVYRTDEDGALIVEVKRASAGGSQGVKIQSYRALTIEKISWGDNPGRQEWRNLRKVFIPSFLD; the protein is encoded by the coding sequence CCGCTGACGCTCTACTATTTCCATCAACTCAGTTGTGTTGGATTCCTGGCAAACCTCGTCATTGTCCCCTTTGCCGGGTGGATCATGGTGCCCTTTGGCCTGATCTCGTCCCTGTTCTCACTCTTTCTTGAGCAGGGATTTCCCTTCCCCTCTCTCCATCAATGGATTGGATCATTCTATTATCAGGGCGCGGCGTTCTTCTCAAGTTTCCCTGGAGCCGGCCTTCATTTTGCCTCTCCGCCCCTCTTTTCTCTCGTTCTTTTTTATGGTTTTCTTTTTACCTTCCTGGTCAGGGGCGCCCCATGGCGGCGGTTGCTGTGCCTGGTGGCCGGCTTTTTTCTCTTCTTCCTGGGATGGGGAGGGATGCGTCTCGCTCCGGAAAAACTTCGTGTAACCTTTCTCGATGTCGGTCAGGGAGATGCGACACTTATTGAGTTTCCTAAAGGGCTTACCATGCTGATTGACGGGGGTCCCCGCCGTACAGGTCGTTCGGCCATTGCCCCCTATCTTTGGGAGCGTGGAATCCGAACGATAGATTTCCTTGTCGGTACGCACCCTCAGATAGATCATATGGGCGGTTTCCCCTATCTTCTGAGGAAGTTTAAGATCGGCGAGGTCTGGACAGACGGTATTGCAAGGGAGAGTTCTTTCTTCAGGGAAATTACAGCGTTGGTGAAAGAAAAGAGGATCACCGTTCGAGCGATCTCCGAGGATCATCCCCCGATGGAGATTGACGGTTGCCGTATTGTTTTCCTGAATCCCTCTTCAGAGAAGACTTTTAGAAAAGGAGATAACCTGAACGATTATTCCATAGTCTTCCGTCTTGCCTGTCCTGGGTTCGGCCGTGAAGGGGTCTCCTTCCTGCTGACCGGAGATATTGAACGGGAGGTGGAGCGAGACCTTGTCGAAGGCGGCCTTGAACTAAGGAGTACATTTCTGAAAGTCCCGCATCATGGAAGCCGAAGTTCCTCCACGCCTTCGTTTGTTTCGGCGGTACGACCCCGAGTGGCGGTGATCTCGGTCGGAAGCCGAAACCGCTACGGGCACCCTCATCCGAAAATTGTTTCTGAATATGGGAATCGGGATATTCAGGTCTACAGGACCGATGAGGACGGGGCGCTCATTGTTGAGGTGAAGCGAGCATCTGCGGGAGGATCTCAGGGCGTGAAGATTCAATCGTATCGTGCGCTCACGATCGAGAAGATCTCCTGGGGCGATAATCCAGGCCGACAGGAATGGCGTAATCTTCGCAAGGTATTTATTCCCTCCTTCCTGGACTGA
- the cobA gene encoding uroporphyrinogen-III C-methyltransferase translates to MLGEEIGKVSLVGAGPGDPKLITLRGKELLAEADTVIYDYLANPKLLDFLKEGAEKIYVGKKGGSRSISHQEKINSLMIEAAQAGRQVVRLKGGDPFIFGRGGEEAEALVSAGIPFEIVPGVSSAIAVPAYAGISLTHREVASSVAFITGHEDPHKGGSALNWAALATSPDTLVVLMGMGNLPAIIAKLVDHGRPPDTPIALIQWGSTPSQRTVVGTLETIVARMAEEGLKPPVVMVIGKVVALRAHLNWYESRPLFGKRVLITRAKDQAIEFNDLLTACGAEVVPFPTLQIVPPPRWTELDAAIRELETYDTIIFTSVNGVRAFRKRLYDLGEDLRLLKGITLCAIGPRTAQEIEAWGLRVDLVPAEFKAEGVLDVLEKAGIRSRRFLIPRAAEAREILPDEIKKRGGEVCVAPAYQAFRPAYDVKQIESLMTKKRIDVVTFASSSTLRNFMEIIGEEKVRTWMKARVIACIGPITAGTAREFGLRVDIIPKKYTFPDLAASMVDYYRKKE, encoded by the coding sequence TTGTTGGGGGAAGAGATTGGAAAGGTTTCTCTGGTTGGCGCGGGGCCGGGTGATCCGAAGTTGATCACCCTTCGCGGGAAGGAGTTGTTGGCGGAGGCCGATACGGTCATTTACGATTATCTGGCCAATCCCAAGCTACTCGATTTCCTGAAGGAGGGGGCAGAGAAGATCTATGTTGGAAAAAAGGGGGGCTCGCGAAGCATCTCTCATCAGGAGAAGATCAATAGCCTGATGATTGAAGCGGCTCAGGCCGGAAGGCAGGTTGTTCGCCTCAAAGGGGGAGATCCCTTTATCTTCGGAAGAGGAGGTGAAGAGGCAGAGGCGCTGGTGAGCGCCGGAATTCCTTTTGAGATTGTTCCAGGAGTGAGTTCCGCAATCGCTGTACCGGCCTATGCTGGTATTTCGCTGACCCATCGGGAGGTGGCCTCCAGCGTCGCTTTTATCACCGGGCATGAAGACCCGCACAAAGGGGGAAGCGCCCTCAACTGGGCGGCATTGGCCACAAGTCCGGATACCCTGGTGGTCTTAATGGGGATGGGAAACCTTCCTGCGATCATCGCGAAACTGGTCGATCATGGAAGGCCCCCTGATACCCCGATTGCCCTGATCCAATGGGGGAGCACCCCTTCCCAGAGGACCGTGGTAGGGACGCTTGAGACGATCGTCGCCAGGATGGCTGAAGAAGGTTTGAAACCGCCTGTGGTGATGGTCATCGGGAAAGTCGTCGCCCTCCGTGCCCACCTGAATTGGTATGAATCCCGTCCCCTTTTTGGAAAGCGCGTTCTGATTACACGCGCGAAAGACCAGGCCATTGAATTTAATGACCTTCTCACTGCCTGCGGGGCAGAGGTGGTCCCCTTCCCGACCCTCCAAATCGTCCCGCCACCGCGTTGGACGGAACTCGACGCCGCGATTCGTGAACTGGAGACCTATGATACGATCATCTTTACCTCTGTCAACGGTGTCCGCGCCTTCAGGAAGCGGCTTTATGATCTTGGTGAAGATCTTCGGTTATTGAAGGGGATTACGCTGTGTGCGATTGGTCCCCGGACGGCTCAGGAGATTGAGGCCTGGGGGTTGCGGGTTGACCTGGTCCCTGCGGAGTTTAAGGCGGAAGGGGTTCTTGATGTACTGGAGAAGGCCGGCATACGGAGTCGGCGCTTCTTGATCCCGCGGGCCGCGGAGGCGCGGGAGATCCTTCCGGATGAAATAAAAAAGCGAGGAGGAGAGGTCTGCGTCGCCCCGGCATATCAGGCCTTTCGGCCAGCGTATGACGTGAAACAGATCGAATCGCTGATGACGAAAAAAAGGATTGATGTGGTGACCTTTGCCAGTTCCTCCACCCTGAGAAATTTCATGGAGATCATTGGAGAAGAAAAGGTGCGGACATGGATGAAAGCGCGTGTGATCGCTTGTATCGGACCGATCACAGCCGGAACGGCACGAGAATTCGGGCTCAGGGTGGATATCATTCCAAAAAAGTATACCTTCCCGGATCTGGCGGCGTCCATGGTGGACTATTACAGGAAAAAAGAGTAG